A part of Eremothecium sinecaudum strain ATCC 58844 chromosome VII, complete sequence genomic DNA contains:
- the RRN9 gene encoding Rrn9p (Syntenic homolog of Ashbya gossypii AER288C; Syntenic homolog of Saccharomyces cerevisiae YMR270C (RRN9)), which translates to MDDRSITNEALELLETLEQQHRHDLTLHLYSIHLLKQLLRKANRRKRALETEVFIKTMIKDNWTSWPSPNIVIDPHVDRIYEDENFMESSGNSSSSELEGLDDIMGVPDKGEISPLGLKHATKMLSLELNSVWQRNLAKSGALVRENKDSGINLDIDKINIPQDILNNVLMRLDTFVEGLHTNFAKQTKLALSAQPSTSKLVLELGLPYTGSLEEGARVSELGEHLNSIDLNRKVKFDYRDIIVRGCEMELDMSNVYIKCLELFEEVPTHYNVKKFKIPKDILQKYMPKQQTGAAKKPVREVHKDYWELTMLSKDRNLDVEIRKALRLLLLHNEFSKDKKTFMMVQMVNKMLGKNGNNENNNDSSDSEGRVDIGSQSLSEKLSGSIEFDEDAYDLDDCLIR; encoded by the coding sequence ATGGACGATCGCAGCATAACCAATGAGGCGCTTGAACTACTAGAAACCCTTGAACAGCAGCATCGACATGATCTTACACTTCATCTATATTCAATTCATTTGCTGAAGCAACTGCTGCGAAAAGCAAATCGGCGCAAACGTGCATTAGAAACTGAAGTTTTTATAAAAACAATGATTAAGGATAACTGGACGAGCTGGCCATCGCCTAATATAGTTATTGACCCGCATGTGGATAGAATTTATGAAGATGAGAATTTTATGGAATCAAGCGGTAATAGTAGCAGTAGTGAATTAGAAGGCTTGGATGATATTATGGGGGTTCCTGATAAGGGTGAAATAAGTCCTCTCGGTTTAAAACATGCGACTAAAATGCTGAGCTTGGAACTTAATTCTGTTTGGCAGCGCAATCTCGCAAAGAGCGGAGCTCTAGTAAGAGAAAATAAAGATTCCGGTATTAATTTAGATATTGATAAAATCAATATTCCACAGGATATTTTGAATAATGTTTTGATGAGGCTGGATACATTTGTAGAGGGATTGCATACAAATTTTGCAAAGCAAACAAAGTTAGCTCTTTCGGCCCAACCATCTACTAGTAAGCTGGTGCTTGAACTGGGTTTACCTTACACAGGGAGCTTAGAAGAGGGTGCTAGAGTGTCCGAGTTAGGCGAACATTTAAATTCAATCGATTTGAACAGGAAAGTAAAGTTTGATTATAGGGACATTATTGTGAGAGGATGTGAAATGGAACTCGACATGTCTAACGTGTATATCAAGTGTTTAGAACTCTTCGAAGAAGTCCCGACACATTACAATGTAAAGAAATTCAAGATCCCGAAGGATATATTGCAAAAATATATGCCTAAGCAACAGACTGGTGCAGCAAAGAAGCCTGTTAGAGAGGTTCATAAGGATTACTGGGAACTCACAATGTTATCAAAAGATAGGAACCTCGATGTAGAAATTAGGAAGGCCTTACGGCTTCTGTTACTACATAACGAGTTTTCTAAGGACAAAAAGACCTTTATGATGGTACAGATGGTGAACAAAATGCTGGGCAAAAACGGTAATAACGAAAATAATAATGACAGTAGTGATTCTGAAGGTAGAGTCGATATAGGTTCACAGAGTTTAAGTGAAAAATTAAGTGGCTCAATAGAGTTTGATGAGGACGCGTATGATTTAGATGATTGTCTAATTAGATAA
- the SEC65 gene encoding RNA-binding signal recognition particle subunit SEC65 (Syntenic homolog of Ashbya gossypii AER289W; Syntenic homolog of Saccharomyces cerevisiae YML105C (SEC65)) yields the protein MPILEEIDDNYDVDNMHMEAAEFDANLKTPIAAKITPTLVRSQDTEDPPLFPAVPESFSNNRNINFGNQNTGKTEDIGELLKDDMEELKDFQLLYPCYFDKRRTHAQGRKVPMELAVENPLAISIAKACSGMGLLCVFEAEKTHPQDFGNPGRVRVALKEDGVPNIKEYSNKRWLMKKVAEYLQEHPTTLLSPKEVPYGQEFAGVEPKRIPFVKGFKMNDIVPLNSPFNIGHPMTKSIYDAPKAVTADKQTKVPKTKYKVVRR from the coding sequence ATGCCGATACTTGAGGAAATAGATGACAACTATGATGTTGATAACATGCATATGGAGGCCGCTGAGTTTGATGCCAATTTAAAAACTCCAATAGCTGCTAAGATAACACCTACATTAGTTAGATCACAGGATACCGAAGATCCTCCTTTATTCCCAGCTGTACCAGAATCATTTTCTAATAATCGCAATATTAACTTTGGTAATCAAAATACTGGTAAGACTGAAGATATTGGGGAGCTACTGAAAGATGATATGGAGGAATTGAAAGACTTCCAATTGTTATATCCATGTTATTTTGATAAACGCAGGACACATGCCCAAGGTAGGAAGGTTCCTATGGAGCTGGCAGTAGAGAATCCACTTGCAATTTCGATTGCGAAAGCATGTAGTGGTATGGGTCTTCTTTGTGTGTTTGAAGCTGAAAAGACTCACCCACAAGACTTTGGGAATCCTGGTAGAGTAAGAGTTGCATTGAAGGAAGACGGTGTACCAAACATAAAAGAGTACAGCAATAAGAGGTGGTTGATGAAAAAGGTTGCAGAATACCTGCAGGAGCATCCTACAACGCTTTTATCGCCGAAGGAAGTTCCATATGGTCAGGAATTTGCAGGGGTAGAACCAAAAAGAATTCCATTTGTCAAAGGCTTCAAGATGAATGATATTGTACCACTAAATAGCCCGTTCAACATTGGTCATCCTATGACAAAGAGCATTTACGACGCGCCAAAGGCTGTCACTGCAGACAAGCAAACTAAGGTTCCGAAGACCAAGTATAAGGTCGTCAGACGCTAA
- a CDS encoding HGR076Cp (Syntenic homolog of Ashbya gossypii AER290C; Syntenic homolog of Saccharomyces cerevisiae YML106W (URA5) and YMR271C (URA10)) produces the protein MPGVFLEDYQKNFLDLAIESHALCFGDYTLKSGRKSPYFFNLALFNTGKLLSNLATAYAIAIIQSDLRFDVIFGPAYKGIPLAAIVCAKLAEIGGTKFEHIQYAFNRKEAKDHGEGGTIVGADLKDQRVLIIDDVMTVGTAINESVDIITHASGRVVGTIMALDRQEVVDKDCHDGLSATQAVSKRYGIPVLSIVSLSEIILYLDGRISPADKRRMDEYRQNYGA, from the coding sequence ATGCCAGGCGTTTTTCTAGAGGATTATCAGAAGAATTTCTTGGATTTGGCCATCGAGTCTCATGCGTTGTGTTTCGGTGACTACACTTTGAAGTCGGGTAGGAAGTCGCCatatttttttaatttGGCTTTATTTAACACTGGGAAATTATTGAGCAATTTGGCGACCGCTTACGCAATTGCGATAATTCAGTCGGATTTGAGGTTTGATGTAATCTTTGGTCCTGCCTACAAAGGTATCCCATTAGCCGCAATTGTTTGCGCTAAGTTAGCGGAAATTGGCGGAACCAAGTTTGAACACATCCAGTACGCATTTAACCGGAAAGAAGCGAAGGATCACGGTGAGGGAGGAACTATTGTTGGCGCAGATTTAAAGGACCAAAGAGTGCTCATAATTGACGATGTCATGACCGTCGGTACTGCAATTAACGAGAGCGTTGATATCATCACCCATGCTTCAGGCAGAGTTGTCGGTACCATCATGGCTTTGGATAGACAAGAGGTTGTTGATAAAGATTGTCATGACGGTCTCAGTGCAACACAAGCCGTAAGTAAGAGGTATGGTATCCCTGTCTTAAGCATCGTTTCGTTGTCCGAGATCATTCTGTACTTAGACGGCAGGATTTCTCCTGCTGACAAGAGAAGAATGGATGAATATCGTCAGAATTATGGGGCCTGA
- the PML39 gene encoding Pml39p (Syntenic homolog of Saccharomyces cerevisiae YML107C (PML39) not in Ashbya gossypii; syntenic homolog of Eremothecium cymbalariae Ecym_2706) — MDQKLFERFQKARIALGQDKAVGGRSKICAVTKRANRFKYRSKDAANEPGASKGYFNAVSVAADRFPGFNMHNSQQFLKNVEDIVCRTREGMFQWDIRWLNPPEIASRGWVVMNAQGVVLELHCRCCQKHLMLDLNDEDSEDDVREQYHVMLSNQHSMRCPWRTASVDLRKHYILSDINVSLDLQRISDALRLISALDVPKGIVASDSVKRISRLFDDADTHLQLLQVLIQGYQLCTAEVIECTRCFHRSSLQSMMEDPDFDGHASWCRYDNPHKLEILLLKLCDMRNPKEGFSLSERIARLEQDVEAM; from the coding sequence ATGGATCAGAAGCTTTTTGAGAGATTTCAAAAAGCTAGGATAGCGCTGGGGCAAGATAAAGCCGTTGGCGGAAGGTCTAAGATATGCGCTGTTACGAAACGGGCTAACAGGTTTAAATATAGGTCCAAAGATGCTGCAAACGAACCAGGTGCCTCAAAAGGTTACTTCAACGCTGTTAGTGTCGCAGCAGATAGATTTCCAGGTTTCAATATGCATAATTCGCAGCAGTTCTTAAAAaatgttgaagatattgTTTGTCGAACAAGAGAAGGGATGTTCCAATGGGATATACGTTGGTTAAACCCGCCGGAAATAGCATCCAGGGGTTGGGTGGTAATGAATGCTCAAGGGGTGGTTTTGGAGCTTCATTGTAGATGCTGCCAAAAGCATCTAATGCTAGACCTTAATGACGAAGATTCAGAAGATGACGTCCGAGAGCAATATCACGTGATGCTCAGTAACCAACATAGTATGAGATGCCCATGGCGTACAGCAAGCGTCGATCTCAGGAAACATTACATTTTGAGTGACATAAATGTTTCGCTTGATCTGCAGCGTATTTCAGATGCGTTGCGGCTAATAAGTGCATTAGATGTACCTAAGGGCATAGTTGCAAGCGATTCAGTAAAAAGAATTTCAAGGTTATTTGACGATGCGGACACACATCTACAACTGCTACAAGTTCTTATACAAGGCTACCAGTTATGCACAGCGGAGGTGATTGAGTGTACTCGATGTTTTCATCGATCATCACTGCAGTCTATGATGGAGGATCCCGACTTCGATGGCCACGCTTCATGGTGTCGCTATGACAATCCGCACAAACTTGAAATATTACTTTTGAAATTGTGTGATATGCGAAACCCTAAAGAGGGCTTCTCACTTAGTGAGCGGATTGCACGACTCGAACAAGACGTCGAGGCGATGTAA
- a CDS encoding uncharacterized protein (Non-syntenic homolog of Ashbya gossypii AEL312C; Syntenic homolog of Saccharomyces cerevisiae YMR244W), producing the protein MKSFLLLTVAATAAVTDAAITHHEAKRSGTCAFPDREGMVAVQSQGKNAGWAMHSDQQCTYGSWCPYACGPGQLMAQWNPEVTSYTYPGSMQGGLYCDESGELNTPMPNKPMCYDGKGTVIAKNKIDEDVAFCQTVLPGNEEMLIPTLVDGGSQQTLAVPGTEYWAGTAAHYYVNPPGVSVKDACVWGTKENARGNWAPYVTGANQDASGNTFVTVGWNPIYLEEATPFRNEKPKFGIKITCDNEEDCVGLPCGIDPSKHGVNEILGSGTTGAGGAQFCVVTAKNGAKANVEVFSLE; encoded by the coding sequence ATGAAGTCCTTCCTTTTGTTAACTGTTGCCGCCACTGCTGCTGTCACTGACGCAGCAATTACCCACCACGAGGCCAAGAGATCAGGTACTTGTGCTTTCCCAGATAGGGAAGGTATGGTTGCTGTGCAATCTCAAGGTAAGAATGCTGGCTGGGCTATGCACTCTGACCAGCAATGTACTTACGGCAGTTGGTGTCCATATGCTTGTGGTCCAGGTCAGCTAATGGCACAATGGAACCCAGAAGTTACAAGTTACACTTACCCAGGGTCCATGCAAGGTGGCTTGTACTGTGATGAATCCGGTGAACTAAATACTCCAATGCCTAATAAACCTATGTGTTATGATGGTAAGGGTACTGTTATTGCCAAGAACAAGATCGATGAAGATGTTGCCTTCTGTCAAACTGTTTTGCCGGGTAACGAAGAAATGTTGATCCCTACATTGGTAGATGGTGGATCCCAGCAGACCTTGGCCGTGCCAGGTACTGAATACTGGGCTGGTACTGCCGCACACTACTATGTTAACCCTCCAGGTGTCAGCGTCAAAGATGCTTGTGTCTGGGGTACCAAGGAAAACGCAAGAGGTAACTGGGCACCATATGTCACTGGTGCTAACCAAGATGCATCTGGTAACACCTTTGTTACTGTTGGCTGGAACCCAATCTACTTAGAAGAAGCTACTCCATTCAGAAACGAAAAGCCAAAATTCGGTATCAAGATTACTTGTGACAATGAAGAAGACTGTGTTGGTTTGCCATGTGGTATTGACCCAAGTAAGCATGGTGTTAACGAAATCCTAGGTTCTGGTACTACTGGAGCTGGTGGTGCTCAGTTCTGTGTTGTAACCGCCAAGAACGGTGCTAAGGCAAACGTCGAGGTCTTCTCATTAGAATAA